The window TGGTAAGCCAATGCAGTCAGGATGCCCCAAAGAATGAACTTAGCAAAAAAGCCAGTCATTATTTCAGACGCGTATTGAAAACCTTCTGGAGAGGAGAGAGATGTCCCTAACAACCAAAGCAGAATACCAACTGCGATGAGAGTAATGACGCCAGAGACACGGTGCAAGATCGAAGATATTGCAGTGATCGGGAAGTGGATCGTCTGCAAATCAAGGTTGACAGGTCTTTGTTTTTTCACAATTTTGCCCACACAGCTCTTTATTATTTTCCATCCTCCGGACCTGGGGTGGAAATCAGACAGCGACAGGGGTACAAAATGCAACTTAACACAAACTCTAATCCATCATGTTTAAATAAAGTTGCATACTGATCACGCTGGGAACTCCTACTACAGGGTAATCCGGAGACCTGCTGCTAGTATAAAGTCTTCACAATGCCATTACAATTCCCACACAAAATGTTTGGGGACATTTAGCCCGAACAGTGAGAAGGATCACGATTTAAACATTTTATATAAATGTGCTTATCTTATTTGACAATGATTCAACATTTATCTTACATATAGGTCTGGCAGAATTATCTTAACGGTGTGGTTGACGCTTCACTGTAAAAATAAAAAAACGTGAATGTTACAATGTTAGATACTCCACAATTTGAACTATGATGGGTATTAATAACAAAAGTTATGAAAGTTGTTCCTCTTACCACAAATAATGATATTGTAGGGAAAACAACAAAAAGAACATAACATCTACACACTCATAAACAACCTAATTACATTGTCGTCGGTCGTCAGATTTCAGGTTTTATGTGATAGCGAGCTGATTTCCAAAGCATACCGGTGGAACAATGCACAAAGACACAGTATAACGCTGAGTTTCTGGGTTGTTGGGTGTCGATTATCAAGCGCTAAGGAGACCATAAATGGCTGATAACAAAGCTAAGCTAATGACGAGTAGTGCGGGTGATATTGAACTCGATATTTTAAGCCCGACAATTGGTCAAGACGTTATCGATGTCCGAACTTTAGGTTCAAAAGGGTTCTTTACCTACGACCCTGGTTTTACTTCTACTGCATCCTGTGAATCAAAAATCACCTACATCGACGGTGAAAAAGGCGTACTACTGCACCGTGGTTTCCCTATTGACCAACTCGCTACCGAAGCCTCTTACCTCGAAGTCTGTTATATCCTGCTGTACGGTGAAGCTCCAACTCAAGAACAATACGACGTATTTAAAAATACAGTGACTCGCCATACCATGATCCATGAGCAAATTACTCGCATGCTTAATGGTTTCCGCCGTGACTCACACCCAATGGCGGTATTATGCGGCGTAACAGGTGCACTGGCAGCGTTCTATCACGATGCATTGGATGTTAACAATCCACGCCACCGTGAAATTACCGCTTATCGCTTGCTGTCCAAAATGCCAACCGTTGCAGCAATGTGTTATAAATATTCTATTGGCCAACCGTTTGTTTATCCACGTAATGATTTGTCATACGCGGGTAACTTCTTGTACATGATGTTCTCTACTCCATGTGAAGAATATACGGTAAACCCAGTCCTTGAACGTGCAATGGATCGTATTTTAATTTTGCACGCTGACCATGAACAAAATGCATCAACCTCAACCGTTCGTACAGCAGGCTCTTCAGGTGCCAACCCATTTGCTTGTATCGCAGCAGGTATCGCTTCACTGTGGGGACCTGCCCACGGTGGTGCTAACGAAGCTTGCTTGCGCATGCTTGAGGAAATTCAAACTGTTGAGCACATTCCTGAATTTATCGAACGTGCGAAAGACAAAAATGACTCTTTCCGCCTGATGGGCTTTGGTCACCGCGTCTATAAAAACCACGATCCACGCGCCACCGTAATGCGTGAAACTTGCCACGAAGTTCTAAACGAACTTGGCTTGAACGATAGCTTACTGGAAGTCGCTATGGAGTTGGAGCGTATCGCACTGAACGACCCGTACTTCATTGAGAAGAAACTGTACCCGAACGTTGACTTCTACTCAGGTATCATACTGAAAGCGATGGGGATCCCATCTTCAATGTTCACGGTGATTTTCGCCATTGCGCGTACCATAGGTTGGATTGCGCACTGGAACGAAATGCACGATGACGGCTTAAAAATTGCACGTCCTCGTCAGCTGTATACCGGTTATGACAAACGTGAATTCAACTCTGCATTAACAAAAAAATAATATTTCGTTAAGTTCAAACCCTACGTTAATTAAGACCTTGATTTTTCAAGGTCTTTTCTGTTTATCTAATCCTCTACTGTTGATACTCTCTTGGCGTCATTCCGCTCATTTTACGAAAAAAACTAATAAAGGCGCTATCACTAGTCAGGCCAAGCTCTTGAGTAATAAAGTAATATGGTTTTCCTTGAGCCAATAATTCAACCGCTTTCATAAACCGCCATTGCTGTCGCCATGTTTGATACGTCATGCCTGTCTCTTTCAAAAAAATACGGGTGATCGTCTTTTCGCTAGCGCCAATATTTTGAGCAAGTTGATTCAAATTTGGGGGTAATTGTTCGATATCGAGGCGATTAAAGCGCCTATCTTGCGGTAAAGAAAGTAACGTCGGCTCGGTTGTGGCAGCTTGCAGCTCATCAATAAAAACAGGTAGTAAATTTGCGAGCCTTCCCTTTTGCCAATCGCTATCAAATGGTGCGATGGCTATCCGCTCTAATAACTCCCTTAACAACGGTGAAATACTCAAAATCACCACGTCATCCCCCACTTTTTCGGCATATTTTTCACTTAAATAAATAGACCGATAGCCCACCGAGGCGCGCATTTGTGCGCGATGGCGAACAAAAGGAGGGATCCACGCCACCCTGCCGGGAGGTAACAGTGATAGACGGTTATCTAGGGAGATGCGAATACATCCCTGCTGAGTAAACAGCAGTTGCCCCATTTCATGCATGTGGGTTCCTGAATCATGCTGCCCCATCTGTGCCGCAATCCCCAAAACTGGAGATTGATACCAATGAGTTTGAAACTCATCCGTTTGATTTAACCACGCCATAAATGTCTCTTTTTTGATATTTATAGTCTTTATTATAGTAATAAGACATTAAAATTATCACTAAACTGCTCACCATTGAAAGGTTAGACCATTATTTTTTTATTACTCAGGGCAGGAAAATGCATATCAAACCCTCTCTTTCATTATGGCTAGCGGTGGCCTTAATGATGTTCCCACAAATTGTGGAAACCATCTACAGCCCAGCATTGACTGACATTGCGAGCGCTTTTTCAGTCAATGCGGAACAAGCCTCACAAACCCTTTCGCTCTATTTCTTTGCATTTGCATTGGGCGTGGTGTTTTGGGGAAGAGCATGTGACACCCTAGGCCGTCGTCCAACAATTTTAGCGGGCCTGTTAGTTTATGGAATAGCCGCGATAGGGGCTTTATTTATTGATCAATTTTACGGGCTACTGCTGCTGCGAATGTTAGCCGCTTTTGGTGCCGCAGTCGGCTCTATTGGTACACAGACGGTAATGCGCGATAGCTATCAAGGCCATGAATTAGCGAAAGTTTTCTCAATTATGGGCATTGCATTAGCCATTAGCCCTGCATTAGGTATGTTATCTGGTGCTGGGCTAGCCAGTTTGGCGGGTTATCGTGGTGTTTTTACTGGTTTAGCGATTTTAGCCATCGTACTTTTACTGTGGTCAATGTATCGTTTACCGGAAACTCGCCCTGAAAATGTGACTAAAGTCCCATTTATGGAGACATTTTTACGGATGATCACCGATAAAGAAATTATGAGAAATGTGATCCTAATAGCATTTTTCAACATTAATTTATTTAGCTATTATCAGCTGGCACCTTTCAGTTTTGAACAATTAATGCTCACCCAACAACAATTTGGTCTTACAGGGATTTTATTAGCTCTTGGCGTGGGATTAGGTTCGATGATTAACCGCTATTTATTGGCTAAAAAACACACATCCGAGCAACTTGTTAAGCTATCGAGTGCTATTTCTGTTGTTAGTGGCTGTATAGTTTTTGTTCTGATGGATTCTATTTGGTTCGTTTTACCCGTAATTGGCATCGTTATTGGCTACGGAATTGCGATACCGAACATCCTTGCCCATGCATTAAATCGCTATAGCGATAGAAAAGGCACGGCTGGCGCAATCTTGGGTTTACTCTATTACATAGGGTTAGCCATTGGGTTAATGGTCGCAGGTTGGAGTCAGCACTTAGGTTTAGTGCTGACTATCTCAAGTTTGCTTCTGCTTCTTGCGTCATTACGCTATCGCATTGATACAAATTAAGTTTTTATTTTACTATTCACAAATCATTTTCTAAATAGTTCGCGTTGTGGCTAGGCGGCAAATAAGGATAGCTTGGGGAGCATACACCAGTATGTGACTGGGGATTTGCGAGTGAAGGCAACACCACCACAGCTCGAAATATGACAAAAACTTAATTCTCTAAATAGTTCGCGTTGTGGCTAGGCAGCAAATAAGGATAGCTTGGGGAGCATACACCAGTATATGACTGGGGATTTGCGAGTGAAGCCAACACCACCACAGCTCGCAATATGACAAAAACTTAATTCTCTAAATAGTTCGCGTTGTGGCTAGGCGGCAAATGAAGATAGCTTGTGGAGCATACACCAGTATGTGACTGGGGATTTGCGAGTGAAGCCAACACCGCCACAGCTCGAAATATGACAAAAACTTAATTCTCTAAATAGTTCGCGTTGTGGCTAGGTGGCAAATAAGGATAGCTTGGGGAGCATACACCAGTATGTGACTGGGGATTTGCGAGTGAAGCCAACACCGCCACAGCTCGAAATATGACAAAAACTTAATTCTCTAAATAGTTCGAGTTGTGGCTAGGCGGCAAATGAGGATAGCTTGGGGAGCATACACTAGTATGTGACCCAAGTATCCGAGTGAAGCCAACACCACCACAGCTCGAAATATGACAAAAACTTAATTCTCTAAATAGTTCGAGTTGTGGCAAGGCGGCAAGTGAGGATAGCTTGGGGAGCATACACTAGTATGTGACCCAAGTATCCGAGTGAAGCCAACACCGCCACAGCTCGAAATATGACAAAAACTTAATTCTCTAAATAGTTCGAGTTGTGGCAAGGCGGCAAGTGAGGATAGCTTGGGGAGCATACACTAGTATGTGACCCAAGTATCCGAGTGAAGCCAACACCGCCACAGCTCGAAATATGACGAGAATTTAGGCTGGATTATCAATATCGATAAACTCGGCATCTAACCCCTGCTCATCGACTAACCACTTAGTTAGTGCTTTAATCCCATAACGCTCCGTTGCGTGGTGACCTGCACTGTAGAAATGGATCCCCATCTCCCTTGCTATATGGATTGTTTGTTCTGAAACTTCCCCTGTTACAAAAGCATCTACACCAAATTCAGCAGCTTGCAGAATGAAGCCTTGCCCGCCCCCTGTGCACCAAGCAATTTGGCGAATTTCTTCTTTCGCATTATCGCCACAGTGCAGGACTTTACGACCTAAGCGTGTTTCTAAACGCTCGGTTAATTCAGTTGGGGTTATTGGCTGATCAAAAAAACCAAATGGCATTAATGGGTCAATTTGACCATTTATTTGCACGCCCATGATATAAGCGAGCTGAGTGTTGTTACCTAATTGATGATGAGCATCTAAAGGAAGGTGATAACCATAAAGATTAATATCATTGGCTAATAAAGTTTTTAAGCGATTCTTTTTCATGCCTTTAATCAGGACTGGCTCATTTTTCCAAAAATAGCCATGATGAACAATCACCGCATCCGCTTTTTTCTCAACGGCGACATCTAACAACGCTTGGCAGGCCGTGACACCCGTGATAATTTTATGCACATGGGGACGTCCCTCAACTTGCAATCCATTTGGTGCAAAATCTTGAAACTCATTGACCTTGAGCTCATCGTTAATGATTTCTTCTAATCTTAAGTTATGCATTATGTTGTCCTTTTGACTGCACAGCGAATCTATAACACCATTTTGAATGTAATTTGCTGATAATCAATAAGCATAAACGGAAACCCCATTTTTTTGTGTTAGTTGAAGCCCATCATTTGAAAAGAAATAAGAGAAATAAAAAACAAAACCCCCACAATAAACAATTGCAGGGGTTGTCATTTTAAGACTTAACACACTGGATTAGCGATGGCTTTCAAGTGTTGTCTCTGAACGTTCTAACCACACAGGTTTGTCACTTGTTTTCGACCAAACTTTGTTTAAGTAACTGTAATATTTAGCTCTTTTTGGATGAAAAACCATAACCGGAAACGCAATAATGCCAGCTGTTACAGCGGCAGTGCGGCGTGCAATTACCTGATTACGGGAATATTCGCGGTATGTGGACATCGATATCCTCCTTCAGTTGCCACTTTATTTGTCGATCCCAGCATTGCTCTAAAAAACTCCCCAAGTACAACCATTTCGCAGAGCGACTAAAACCGAACAGATAATATGAGTATTTATTGACTACACATAGAATAACGCAAATTGTGTAATAAAACTACTCATCTGACCACTAAAATTAAAATATTACAGATAACTTCTTATTATTCTGTATTTTTATTACAAAATTTAACCAAAAACCGTTTTAAACAAACATTTTTGCAACAACCAAGCAACAAACTATATTTTAAGTATTGGTACTTAACCCTTAAAAGAGGGCAACTTTCCCCCCAGCGAAATAGCTATTTTTATACTTTTTTTACACCCAGCCTTATTTTTTTATCAGCTTCTTTACAACGAACGCCCTAAGCTCATCTCATGGAAATAATAAGGAGAAAATACTGTGTCATTACTTTCCATTTTTGGGGCAGT of the Providencia rettgeri genome contains:
- a CDS encoding type 2 GTP cyclohydrolase I, with protein sequence MHNLRLEEIINDELKVNEFQDFAPNGLQVEGRPHVHKIITGVTACQALLDVAVEKKADAVIVHHGYFWKNEPVLIKGMKKNRLKTLLANDINLYGYHLPLDAHHQLGNNTQLAYIMGVQINGQIDPLMPFGFFDQPITPTELTERLETRLGRKVLHCGDNAKEEIRQIAWCTGGGQGFILQAAEFGVDAFVTGEVSEQTIHIAREMGIHFYSAGHHATERYGIKALTKWLVDEQGLDAEFIDIDNPA
- a CDS encoding multidrug effflux MFS transporter; its protein translation is MKPSLSLWLAVALMMFPQIVETIYSPALTDIASAFSVNAEQASQTLSLYFFAFALGVVFWGRACDTLGRRPTILAGLLVYGIAAIGALFIDQFYGLLLLRMLAAFGAAVGSIGTQTVMRDSYQGHELAKVFSIMGIALAISPALGMLSGAGLASLAGYRGVFTGLAILAIVLLLWSMYRLPETRPENVTKVPFMETFLRMITDKEIMRNVILIAFFNINLFSYYQLAPFSFEQLMLTQQQFGLTGILLALGVGLGSMINRYLLAKKHTSEQLVKLSSAISVVSGCIVFVLMDSIWFVLPVIGIVIGYGIAIPNILAHALNRYSDRKGTAGAILGLLYYIGLAIGLMVAGWSQHLGLVLTISSLLLLLASLRYRIDTN
- the sdhC gene encoding succinate dehydrogenase cytochrome b556 subunit; translated protein: MGKIVKKQRPVNLDLQTIHFPITAISSILHRVSGVITLIAVGILLWLLGTSLSSPEGFQYASEIMTGFFAKFILWGILTALAYHICGGIRHMLMDFGCVDETLAAGNSSAKITFVITVILAILAGILVW
- a CDS encoding helix-turn-helix domain-containing protein produces the protein MAWLNQTDEFQTHWYQSPVLGIAAQMGQHDSGTHMHEMGQLLFTQQGCIRISLDNRLSLLPPGRVAWIPPFVRHRAQMRASVGYRSIYLSEKYAEKVGDDVVILSISPLLRELLERIAIAPFDSDWQKGRLANLLPVFIDELQAATTEPTLLSLPQDRRFNRLDIEQLPPNLNQLAQNIGASEKTITRIFLKETGMTYQTWRQQWRFMKAVELLAQGKPYYFITQELGLTSDSAFISFFRKMSGMTPREYQQ
- a CDS encoding YbfA family protein, producing MSTYREYSRNQVIARRTAAVTAGIIAFPVMVFHPKRAKYYSYLNKVWSKTSDKPVWLERSETTLESHR
- a CDS encoding citrate synthase, which encodes MADNKAKLMTSSAGDIELDILSPTIGQDVIDVRTLGSKGFFTYDPGFTSTASCESKITYIDGEKGVLLHRGFPIDQLATEASYLEVCYILLYGEAPTQEQYDVFKNTVTRHTMIHEQITRMLNGFRRDSHPMAVLCGVTGALAAFYHDALDVNNPRHREITAYRLLSKMPTVAAMCYKYSIGQPFVYPRNDLSYAGNFLYMMFSTPCEEYTVNPVLERAMDRILILHADHEQNASTSTVRTAGSSGANPFACIAAGIASLWGPAHGGANEACLRMLEEIQTVEHIPEFIERAKDKNDSFRLMGFGHRVYKNHDPRATVMRETCHEVLNELGLNDSLLEVAMELERIALNDPYFIEKKLYPNVDFYSGIILKAMGIPSSMFTVIFAIARTIGWIAHWNEMHDDGLKIARPRQLYTGYDKREFNSALTKK